In Papaver somniferum cultivar HN1 chromosome 1, ASM357369v1, whole genome shotgun sequence, a genomic segment contains:
- the LOC113359012 gene encoding putative EG45-like domain containing protein 1, which translates to MAASSPFLISLALVLVLISYCSLVTADSGTATFYSSYGHSACYGNKDQGVMIAAASDSFWNNGAACGHIYKVTCTGPTNAVPHPYTNTPTVTVKIVNHCPGCGGTIDLSKEAFAKIANPVAGVIKIEYQRIK; encoded by the exons ATGGCAGCAAGTTCCCCCTTTCTCATATCTCTTGCACTAGTACTAGTTTTAATCAGCTATTGTTCTTTGGTAACTGCAGATAGTGGCACCGCAACCTTTTACAGTAGCTACGGTC ATTCAGCATGCTATGGGAACAAAGATCAGGGTGTGATGATTGCGGCAGCCAGTGATTCATTCTGGAACAATGGGGCTGCTTGTGGACATATCTACAAAGTTACCTGTACAGGTCCCACTAATGCGGTCCCACATCCTTATACGAATACACCCACAGTGACGGTGAAAATCGTTAATCATTGTCCTGGATGCGGAGGAACCATTGACTTATCTAAAGAAGCATTTGCCAAGATTGCTAATCCTGTAGCTGGTGTCATCAAGATCGAATACCAAAG GATAAAATAA